In one Entelurus aequoreus isolate RoL-2023_Sb unplaced genomic scaffold, RoL_Eaeq_v1.1 HiC_scaffold_32, whole genome shotgun sequence genomic region, the following are encoded:
- the LOC133645291 gene encoding uncharacterized protein LOC133645291: MLIVGPKSLTKTAHNSTLSPSTHIRNLGVILDNKLSFQHRVNHITRTAFFHLQNIARLRPSFSAAETLIHAFITSTLDYCNGILYDSSCKILKVQYVQNSAARLLSHTRSREHITPVLQKLHWLPSPHRIHFKSSSSPTKPSTSRPPATSPTCFTSIPSRSLRSSDANLLSPPCRTKLRTWGDSFLHRCSHPLEHSSQTHP, encoded by the coding sequence ATGCTCATCGTGGGCCCCAAATCCCTCACCAAAACTGCTCACAACTCTACTCTGTCCCCATCCACTCACATCCGCAACCTCGGAGTCATTCTGGACAATAAGCTCTCTTTTCAACACCGGGTCAACCACATCACAAGAACTGCTTTCTTCCACCTCCAAAATATTGCCCGTCTCCGTCCATCCTTCTCTGCCGCTGAAACCCTGATCCATGCCTTCATCACCTCCACACTTGACTACTGTAACGGCATCCTCTACGACTCATCTTGCAAAATTCTCAAAGTCCAATACGTTCAAAACTCTGCCGCCCGCCTGCTCAGCCACACCCGCtcccgtgagcacatcaccccagtcctccagaaactccactggctccccagtcctcaccggatccactttaaatcctcctcctcacccacaaAGCCCTCCACAAGCAGGCCCCCTGCTACCTCACCAACCTGCTTCACCTCCATACCTTcacgcagcctccgctcctctGATGCCAACCTGCTCTCCCCACCATGCAGAACCAAGCTTCGGACCTGGGGTGACAGCTTTCTccatcgctgctcccaccctctggaacactcttcccaaacccatccgtga
- the LOC133645296 gene encoding uncharacterized protein LOC133645296: MAEEVLGKTAVILKQERTTAKRNLTRVANLISRGAGTMLQSELKEEFAKFADRFTSLLDANEDFKIGLEADVKKDDPDGELEKQQEDDIRATIKDAEDKMAEIEDIVQTNLWGRYGKTELKAAISEAEDAIQRAENVAVESNNVEGYDVYLTLLNETVSVTIHTMAHWEKWIPQHLKDEMDDKLTQVKAAHYRLKLRKAEFATSRRLADQGAGGRPGQPTHPIVRIKPTSLPVFHGSKIDFHRWKKDWESLQKQGEPTGSPEVKKIQLLESVSDSIAKELRLSTYTTATDIFRVLENRYGNKSTITVEILEALDKMAQVKGNQPRKVIDLIQAVEKALADLTELGNSGAIRNPLVIRSIESKLPDFIKRDWLMYMVEPTNRVTPDNHFDMLLKFLKSQEEILERLEQLKLVDKAEEADRKKPERKFASTRATSKDGDEVCGICGGGGHTNKIYFCKKFKGLKLHEKKMALKKLGACRKCLGYHDAGGYCRDTFLCGNQDCKRASGTPDHHYFLCPTAEARREGSKGAKGGKEGKGKFTEEQEAFLSQLAPELAVKGRKAFSNRASMTLKSAGQSELLKETGLAELPVMMMLMMVTANAGQKIGTLIDLASDTNYITHKAAERLGLRSEDIALVVHGVGGMTMKVRTKRYLLKVRVKTPKGTERAHQLVCYGLEQIAKVHQATEPEKLKSFFPDVQLEELERPEVVELLISHREGRLAPQRLKVIGDLVLWESPLGKTVGGAHPDLLEEVEVAAYESRTHFARSMRTAAVRYQEITVPASEPGRLQQDDVAHATTSASNREFLDWWHWDSIGAACEPKCGSCRCGNCPPGGKDMTLAEEREFEIIKGGLTYKMEDSHSSTPHWDAKYPWTENPASLPNNKRAVQACFLRMEKQLSKDPDWKVAYSTQIHEMVQRGAAIKLTNEVMEKWKGPVWYVSHLVAPNPHSVTTPVRIVWNSSQKYNGVSMNDLLLKGPDVLNPIRAVLLRFREGVNAALGDIRKMFLWRDSPEEEISEYAVTRVNMGDKPAGCIAQLAMRETASLPNFTHLQDERRVIEEDSYVDDLLTSHNDLNRLDQITAGVEEVLKAGGFFLKPWVRSGQSGRKETEADVLKPEQGNTLILPNQIREGENKALGIGYQVDKDKLYILTAVNFSNRKKKMRVGKDLLEEEVRAETPNPLTRRALLSQVAALYDPIGLVAPVKQKGAILVRKAFQEGGGGKLTQETWDQPLSERLREEAIQLFEEYAQLGQVKFHRSLTPPDWKGKPYGITFSDGSDKTYGAVMYVRWETSHGTEVRFVEAKAKLTPLDQKGDAVKAEICGAVFAARIRKYVEKHARMKIEKWFHLLDSQTVLGAIQRESYGYQTFFANRVGEIQMSGPVQDWWWTRGDLNIADLITGGGNPKDLNEESTWQNGPEFLKWPVEEWPIQSAGEVAAQARESVNKLQRKAFSAALTRAQAKMSRQKEDPLATPEKESPCEESKPIMPRRKPTSWVKHLVVVKRFSSLTKLIRVVAWTRRAAEQWLKRRSNPGQPKWEATPKQAGLAGTELEGAREDVFLAAQEGRIQIFNEDETAVPVLPFEAWVSTLLAQESHDANHEGVAGTLLRMRKTAWIIKGRRIAKKVVDSCIVCRKNRAKKCQQIMADLPPERTTPAAPFEFTTMDLFGPYEVKDEVKKRTRLKVWGIVFSCMASRAIHTELVSDQSSQGFLLAYQRFTSLRGHPRKLWSDPGTNFVGAKPALEQLYTFLDRLDKSQVEDMAANHGTEWSWKIHPADSPHRNGAAEAAVRVVKRALTNVGGDGVFTWGEFQTFLYMAANLANERPIDARTQSREDCVEYITPNSLLLGRANPKGDPGDFQFDRYPYKRLQVIQAEVTKFWKKWSQLAGPNLFIRNKWHTKERNVSVGDVVWLADQNALRGQYKLARVVRANTDSKGIVRDVLVRTFPSYPVPIKKTSDKEKPTTKTKRLRHQIPATILHRDVRRLIILIPIEEQRKEGPV; this comes from the exons ATGGCCGAAGAGGTATTGGGGAAGACTGCCGTGATCCTCAAGCAGGAGAGGACGACAGCCAAGAGGAACCTGACCAGAGTGGCCAACCTGATCTCCAGAGGAGCAGGCACCATGCTGCAATCCGAACTAAAAGAGGAGTTTGCCAAGTTTGCCGACCGTTTCACATCACTGCTGGATGCCAACGAGGACTTCAAGATTGGCCTGGAGGCTGACGTCAAGAAGGATGACCCAGATGGGGAGCTCGAGAAACAGCAGGAGGATGACATCCGAGCAACTATAAAAGATGCCGAAGATAAGATGGCAGAAATCGAGGACATTGTCCAGACCAACCTGTGGGGAAGATACGGGAAGACTGAGCTGAAGGCAGCGATTTCCGAGGCAGAGGACGCCATTCAAAGGGCTGAAAATGTAGCAGTTGAAAGCAACAACGTGGAAGGCTATGACGTTTACCTCACCCTGCTGAATGAGACGGTGAGTGTTACCATCCATACCATGGCCCATTGGGAGAAATGGATCCCTCAGCACTTAAAGGACGAGATGGATGACAAACTAACACAAGTGAAAGCAGCTCACTACAGGCTCAAGTTGAGGAAAGCTGAATTCGCCACATCCAGGAGGCTGGCTGATCAAGGTGCAGGAGGACGACCTGGCCAACCAACACATCCCATTGTGAGGATAAAGCCTACATCCCTACCAGTCTTCCATGGGAGCAAAATAGACTTTCACAGGTGGAAGAAGGATTGGGAGAGCCTCCAGAAACAAGGGGAGCCGACTGGATCACCAGAGGTAAAGAAGATCCAGCTGTTGGAGAGCGTCAGTGATTCCATTGCCAAGGAACTAAGACTGTCCACCTACACCACAGCAACAGATATCTTCAGGGTCCTCGAAAACAGGTACGGCAACAAATCAACGATCACAGTCGAAATCTTGGAAGCGCTGGACAAGATGGCACAAGTCAAGGGGAACCAGCCCAGGAAGGTCATTGACCTAATACAAGCTGTGGAGAAGGCCCTGGCTGACCTGACGGAGCTAGGAAACTCTGGAGCCATCAGAAACCCCCTCGTCATCAGGTCGATTGAAAGCAAGTTACCAGATTTCATAAAAAGAGACTGGCTGATGTATATGGTTGAGCCCACCAACCGTGTAACCCCAGACAACCATTTTGATATGCTCCTAAAGTTCCTAAAGAGCCAGGAGGAAATACTGGAACGACTCGAGCAACTAAAGCTGGTGGACAAAGCGGAAGAAGCAGACAGGAAGAAGCCAGAAAGAAAGTTTGCATCTACCAGGGCTACGAGTAAAGATGGTGACGAGGTCTGTGGCATTTGTGGTGGTGGTGGGCACACCAACAAGATCTACTTTTGCAAGAAGTTTAAAGGCTTGAAGCTACATGAGAAGAAAATGGCCCTGAAGAAGCTGGGAGCGTGCAGGAAGTGTCTTGGGTATCACGACGCAGGTGGCTACTGCAGAGACACCTTCCTATGCGGAAACCAAGACTGCAAAAGGGCAAGCGGCACACCTGACCACCACTACTTCCTATGCCCAACAGCAGAGGCCAGAAGAGAAGGAAGCAAAggtgcaaaaggaggaaaagaaggAAAAGGTAAATTCACTGAGGAACAGGAGGCCTTCTTGTCACAACTTGCCCCAGAACTGGCAGTGAAGGGCAGAAAGGCATTCTCAAACCGAGCCTCAATGACTCTCAAATCAGCGGGCCAGTCTGAACTGCTGAAGGAAACTGGGCTGGCTGAGTTAccagtgatgatgatgttgatgatggtcaCAGCTAACGCAGGTCAGAAGATTGGCACACTTATAGACCTGGCATCCGACACAAATTACATCACTCACAAAGCTGCCGAAAGACTTGGCCTGAGAAGTGAAGACATAGCGCTGGTCGTACATGGAGTTGGAGGCATGACAATGAAAGTCAGGACGAAAAGGTACCTCCTGAAGGTCCGAGTCAAGACTCCCAAGGGGACTGAGCGAGCACATCAACTGGTCTGCTATGGCCTGGAGCAAATTGCAAAGGTCCATCAAGCAACTGAACCCGAAAAGTTGAAAAGCTTCTTCCCAGATGTCCAGCTTGAGGAGTTAGAAAGACCAGAGGTAGTCGAGCTCCTCATAAGCCATCGCGAGGGACGACTCGCACCCCAAAGACTAAAAGTCATCGGTGACCTTGTCCTATGGGAGAGCCCCCTGGGCAAAACAGTCGGTGGAGCACACCCTGACTTGCTCGAAGAAGTGGAGGTGGCAGCATATGAGTCAAGAACCCACTTTGCCCGCTCCATGAGAACCGCTGCTGTCCGATACCAAGAGATCACAGTCCCAGCGTCTGAGCCAGGCCGGCTACAGCAGGACGATGTGGCCCACGCAACTACATCTGCCAGTAACCGTGAATTTCTTGATTGGTGGCACTGGGACAGCATCGGAGCTGCATGTGAGCCGAAATGTGGAAGCTGCCGGTGTGGAAACTGTCCTCCAGGAGGAAAGGACATGACCCTGGCGGAGGAGAGGGAGTTTGAGATCATTAAAGGAGGACTCACCTACAAGATGGAGGACTCTCACTCCTCAACTCCACACTGGGATGCCAAATATCCCTGGACTGAAAATCCAGCCTCTCTCCCCAACAACAAAAGAGCAGTCCAAGCTTGCTTCTTGAGAATGGAAAAGCAACTGAGCAAAGACCCAGACTGGAAAGTTGCATATTCCACCCAGATCCATGAAATGGTCCAAAGAGGCGCAGCCATAAAACTCACCAATGAAGTCATGGAGAAGTGGAAAGGACCAGTTTGGTATGTCAGCCACTTGGTGGCGCCAAATCCCCATTCAGTGACTACACCAGTTCGTATTGTCTGGAACAGCAGCCAAAAATACAACGGAGTGAGCATGAATGATCTTCTCCTAAAAGGACCAGATGTTCTCAACCCCATCAGAGCTGTCCTGCTCCGATTCAGAGAAGGAGTGAACGCAGCTCTGGGCGACATCAGAAAGAT gttcctgtggaGAGACAGCCCAGAAGAGGAAATCAGTGAGTATGCCGTCACCAGAGTCAATATGGGCGACAAACCTGCTGGCTGCATTGCTCAATTGGCCATGAGGGAAACTGCAAGTCTGCCCAACTTCACTCACCTGCAGGATGAACGCAGAGTCATTGAAGAAGACAGCTACGTGGATGACCTGTTGACCTCCCACAATGACCTGAACAGACTTGACCAAATCACAGCTGGAGTTGAAGAGGTCCTAAAGGCTGGAGGCTTCTTCCTCAAACCATGGGTCAGGTCAGGGCAAAGTGGGAGGAAAGAAACTGAAGCGGATGTCCTAAAGCCAGAGCAAGGAAACACCTTGATTCTTCCAAACCAAATAAGAGAAGGAGAGAACAAAGCCCTGGGCATCGGCTACCAGGTGGACAAAGACAAACTGTACATACTGACGGCGGTTAACTTTTCCAATAGGAAGAAAAAGATGAGAGTTGGCAAAGATCTTCTTGAAGAGGAGGTGAGAGCTGAAACGCCTAACCCACTGACGAGGAGAGCTCTCCTAAGCCAAGTTGCTGCACTGTACGACCCAATCGGCCTAGTTGCACCGGTCAAGCAGAAGGGAGCAATTCTCGTCCGTAAAGCATTCCAAGAAGGAGGGGGTGGCAAGCTGACCCAAGAAACCTGGGATCAACCTCTTTCAGAAAGACTCAGGGAAGAAGCCATACAGCTCTTCGAGGAATATGCCCAGCTTGGACAGGTGAAATTCCACAGGAGCCTCACACCGCCCGACTGGAAAGGGAAACCCTACGGCATCACATTTTCTGACGGAAGTGACAAAACCTATGGTGCTGTGATGTACGTCAGATGGGAGACAAGTCACGGAACTGAAGTTCGATTCGTGGAAGCAAAGGCCAAACTGACACCCCTGGACCAAAAGGGAGATGCTGTAAAAGCAGAAATCTGTGGCGCAGTCTTTGCTGCCAGAATTCGGAAGTACGTGGAGAAACATGCCCGTATGAAGATTGAGAAATGGTTCCACCTACTGGACAGTCAAACAGTCCTCGGGGCCATCCAACGAGAATCGTACGGATACCAAACCTTCTTCGCCAACAGAGTGGGCGAAATCCAGATGTCCGGGCCAGTGCAAGACTGGTGGTGGACCAGAGGAGATCTGAACATTGCTGACTTAATAACAGGAGGAGGCAATCCCAAAGACTTAAATGAGGAATCCACATGGCAAAACGGACCAGAGTTCCTGAAGTGGCCAGTGGAGGAGTGGCCTATTCAGTCAGCTGGAGAAGTTGCAGCCCAGGCCAGGGAGAGTGTAAACAAGCTTCAAAGAAAGGCATTCTCTGCTGCACTGACCAGAGCTCAAGCTAAGATGAGTCGGCAAAAAGAAGACCCACTGGCCACTCCGGAAAAGGAAAGTCCCTGTGAAGAATCGAAACCTATTATGCCAAGAAGAAAACCCACTAGCTGGGTGAAACATCTTGTGGTTGTAAAAAGGTTCAGTAGCCTGACAAAACTGATCAGAGTTGTTGCCTGGACACGACGAGCTGCCGAGCAGTGGCTGAAGAGGAGGTCGAACCCAGGACAACCAAAGTGGGAGGCAACACCCAAGCAGGCTGGATTGGCTGGCACTGAACTAGAAGGTGCACGTGAAGACGTCTTCCTCGCAGCTCAAGAAG GGAGGATCCAGATATTTAACGAAGATGAGACAGCCGTGCCAGTCTTGCCATTTGAAGCATGGGTGTCAACATTGCTGGCACAAGAATCCCATGACGCTAACCACGAGGGGGTAGCAGGAACCCTTCTACGGATGAGGAAGACAGCGTGGATAATAAAGGGCCGGAGAATTGCCAAGAAAGTAGTTGACAGCTGCATAGTTTGCAGAAAGAACAGAGCAAAGAAGTGTCaacaaatcatggcagacttacctCCAGAGCGAACCACCCCAGCTGCTCCTTTTGAATTCACAACCATGGACCTATTCGGCCCTTATGAAGTGAAGGATGAagtcaagaaaagaaccagactgAAAGTGTGGGGAATCGTCTTCAGTTGCATGGCCTCCCGTGCCATACACACTGAACTAGTGAGTGACCAGTCATCCCAAGGCTTCCTCCTCGCCTATCAGAGGTTCACGTCACTCAGAGGACATCCCAGGAAGCTCTGGTCAGACCCCGGCACAAATTTTGTGGGCGCCAAACCTGCTCTGGAACAGCTGTACACATTCCTTGACCGACTGGACAAGTCTCAAGTCGAAGACATGGCTGCCAACCATGGAACAGAATGGTCCTGGAAGATCCACCCTGCGGATTCTCCCCACAGAAATGGTGCTGCAGAAGCGGCTGTCAGAGTGGTCAAACGGGCCCTGACCAATGTCGGCGGAGATGGTGTCTTCACCTGGGGTGAATTTCAAACCTTCCTCTACATGGCTGCCAACCTTGCAAATGAGCGACCAATCGATGCAAGAACTCAAAGCAGGGAAGACTGTGTGGAATACATCACCCCGAACTCTCTGCTCCTAGGGCGTGCCAACCCTAAGGGAGATCCTGGAGACTTCCAGTTTGATCGCTATCCTTATAAAAGACTGCAAGTAATTCAAGCTGAAGTCACCAAATTCTGGAAGAAATGGAGCCAACTAGCTGGACCCAACCTCTTCATAAGAAACAAATGGCACACCAAAGAGCGAAATGTTTCTGTCGGAGATGTGGTCTGGTTGGCTGACCAAAATGCCCTGAGAGGACAGTACAAGCTGGCCAGAGTAGTCAGAGCCAATACGGACAGCAAAGGCATCGTAAGAGACGTGCTTGTGAGGACCTTTCCCAGCTATCCTGTCCCCATCAAGAAGACAAGCGACAAAGAAAAACCGACCACGAAAACCAAGAGGCTCAGACATCAAATCCCAGCAACAATCCTGCATAGGGATGTCAGACGCCTCATCATTCTAATTCCCATTGAAGAACAAAGGAAAGAAGGACCTGTGTGA